From Desulfovibrio desulfuricans:
GTGCCTCCTATCTGCTGGCCGCTGGCGCACTGGGCCTTAAGCCCGTGAGGGTCGAAGGTTTGCGCACGGATTCCCTGCAGGGCGACCGCGCCATGCTGGGCATTTTGCAGCGCATGGGCGCGCGTATGACCATGACGGAGGATTCCGTCACTGTGTACCCCTCCGCCCTTCATGGCGTGGAGCTGGACATGGGCGACTGCCCCGACCTCGTGCCCACAGTGGCCGTTCTGGCGGCCTTTGCGCAGGGTTCCACGCGCATCAGCAATGTGGCCCATCTGCGTTATAAAGAGTCGGACCGCATCAGCGCCCCGGCGCAGGAGCTTGCCAAGGCTGGCGTGGTCATTGACCAGCTTTCAGACGGCATGCTCATTCACGGCCTGGCCGGACGCGGCAACGGCAAGCCGGACTGTCCGCGTTTGCCCGAGGGCGTTTCCCTCTCGGCCCACAACGACCACCGCATCGCCATGTCTCTGGCCCTGCTGGGGCTGCGCCAGCCTGAAACAAACGTGCGCGACCTGCTGGACGACCCGCTGGTGGTGCGCAAATCCTTTCCGCAATTCTGGAATATCTGGGAGCAACTGGCATGAACGGCAATCAAGGCAGCAACGGCGTCCCTGCCGCCCAGAACGGCGGGGAATCCGCTGCGGAGGATGGATTTGACGGCTTTACCGGCTTCTGCCCGCGCAATCCCGTAAAAACCGTCATTGTCGGCTCCACCGGCCGCATGGGCGCCATGCTGCTGGCCCGCGCCAAGGCGGCAGGGCTGAACGTGGCGGGCGCGGACGTGCCCCTGACGCCCGAAGCTCTTGCTCCCGCCTGCGCGGGGGCCGATCTGGCCATCATTTGCGTTCCTGCCGCTGTATTCAGCGAGGTTGTTGCTACGGTCTGCCCGCATCTGCTCCCTGGGGCTGTGCTGGCGGACATAACCTCGGTAAAGGAAATCCCGCTGCAACAGATGGAAAAAATCTGGGCAGGGCCAGTGGTGGGCACGCATCCCCTCTTTGGCCCCAAGCCGGATCCGCAGGCAGACCAGCCCGTGGCCATTGTGCCGGGGGCCCATGCGGTGCAAGAGCATGTGGAGCTGGCCTCGGGCTTTTTTACAGCCCTTGGCTGCCGTGTATTCTGCACCACTGCTGAAAAGCACGACAAGGCCATGGCCAGCATCCAGAACATGAACTTCATCACCAGCCTGGCTTATTTTGCCCTGCTGGCGGAGCATGAGGATCTGCTGCCCTTTCTTACGCCTTCGTTCCGCCGCCGCCAGAACGCGGCCCGCAAAATGCTGACAGAAGACGCGCGCATGTTCGCTGGCCTGTTTGAGGCCAATCCATACAGCTATGAGGCTGTGCGCCAGTACCGGCAGATGCTCAACCTCGCCGCCGCTGGCGATATTGACCTGCTCTGCCAGCGCGCCCGCTGGTGGTGGCAGGAGGAAGAGGATCGGCAAACTCCCTGATTTCAAAGAGCTCGCAACAGATGGCGTACATGAGGAGGAAGCCCATGCGCCCAATGACCGTTGCGCCCATATCTGATATGCCCGCCAGTTCTCTGACGGGCATATTTCTTGCTATTGCCAGGGCAAAGCGCTTAACAGCGCCAACCAAGCCAGGGCGGTAAGAGCATGTTCGGTTCACAGCAAGATCCAAGCAGAACAGAAGAAGCCACTCCAAAACGTGTCAGCAAACAGCGTGAGGAGGGCAATGTTCCCAAAGCGCAGGAGCTTGGCAAGGCCGTGAGCCTGCTGGGGGGC
This genomic window contains:
- a CDS encoding prephenate dehydrogenase, which produces MGAMLLARAKAAGLNVAGADVPLTPEALAPACAGADLAIICVPAAVFSEVVATVCPHLLPGAVLADITSVKEIPLQQMEKIWAGPVVGTHPLFGPKPDPQADQPVAIVPGAHAVQEHVELASGFFTALGCRVFCTTAEKHDKAMASIQNMNFITSLAYFALLAEHEDLLPFLTPSFRRRQNAARKMLTEDARMFAGLFEANPYSYEAVRQYRQMLNLAAAGDIDLLCQRARWWWQEEEDRQTP